A window of Mucilaginibacter paludis DSM 18603 contains these coding sequences:
- a CDS encoding FecR family protein, translating into MNDQEVDKELISRYLKGQCTPAEGEFVQDFLKDPDSRKLFDEVFNEDSLRGEESTPEQMSEWKAKFNIRLQETDEPVQVRPIRKYNFLKYAAVWAVMVLSAGAILISKIKAKKPTISPAYEVVSTKNGQITKITLTDGSVIILNASSRLKYPTAFNAKAREVFLDGEGFFEVVHDAKHPFIVHATHFNVQVLGTSFNIRSYFSDKYVSVAVATGKVGVLTHGYPTHFLTPGEQLTFNSVTQKMTNSVIPIANIFAWQTGMIIAKNETLETIMPQIERWYGVKVIFKNPEARKIRLSLKQKYDTLQNIMKTLSIAGEFHYRVENKEVIVW; encoded by the coding sequence ATGAACGATCAGGAAGTCGATAAGGAATTAATTTCAAGATATCTTAAGGGACAATGTACACCGGCCGAAGGGGAGTTTGTACAAGACTTTTTGAAGGATCCCGATTCCCGGAAGTTATTTGATGAGGTTTTTAATGAAGACAGTTTAAGAGGAGAGGAGTCAACCCCTGAACAAATGTCGGAATGGAAGGCTAAATTCAACATCCGCTTACAGGAAACCGACGAACCGGTTCAGGTCCGTCCGATCAGGAAATACAATTTTCTAAAATACGCCGCAGTGTGGGCCGTGATGGTGCTCAGCGCGGGCGCTATCTTGATTAGTAAAATTAAGGCTAAAAAACCAACCATCAGCCCGGCGTACGAGGTAGTAAGCACAAAAAACGGTCAGATTACAAAAATAACATTAACTGATGGCAGCGTAATCATCTTAAACGCTTCCAGCCGGCTTAAATACCCCACTGCATTTAATGCTAAGGCAAGAGAAGTATTTTTAGATGGGGAAGGATTTTTTGAAGTTGTACATGATGCAAAACATCCGTTTATAGTTCACGCTACGCATTTTAATGTACAGGTATTAGGAACCTCTTTTAACATCAGGTCGTATTTTAGTGATAAATACGTATCCGTGGCGGTCGCTACCGGAAAAGTTGGCGTATTAACTCATGGTTATCCAACGCATTTTCTTACACCTGGCGAACAGCTTACGTTCAATAGTGTAACGCAAAAAATGACTAACTCGGTCATTCCCATAGCAAATATATTCGCCTGGCAAACGGGTATGATTATCGCAAAAAATGAAACGCTTGAGACTATAATGCCACAAATTGAAAGGTGGTACGGTGTAAAGGTGATTTTTAAGAATCCTGAAGCCAGGAAGATCCGGTTGAGCCTTAAGCAAAAATACGACACGCTTCAAAACATCATGAAAACACTTTCTATAGCGGGCGAATTTCACTATCGGGTTGAAAATAAGGAAGTAATTGTGTGGTAG
- a CDS encoding IS1182 family transposase, whose amino-acid sequence MASGKPTFKPYYQSQVMAIPPTLDELVAKGHPVRIVNDIVNRINIQGLLDAYHIKGTSSYHPQMLLKVLVYGYVSNVYSSRKLETACKENINLMWLSGMSYPDHNTINRFRGVRLKDALRSVFEEVVKLLAEEGLLSIEEVYTDGTKIEANANRYTFVWKKAIQTNKEKMKKALGEIWEYAQSIAKAEDNLPEPPDFTDISPKRVQDTVDTLNAVLAEKPHTSKKMKAKLKYVSREYPKKIAEYERKEAILGNRNSFSKTDTDATFMRMKEDHMQNGQLKAGYNVQISTSNQFIVNYTIHPNPTDTTTLQAHLEQHKASYGKTLETITADAGYGSEENYDLLEARNIEAYVKYGMFDKQQSEHYNTKQPFSADKLFYDPAQDCYICPMGQRMHYIGDGKRKTSTGFEQTSKRYQAKNCSGCPLNGACHKSQGNRIIEVNENLKRHKAIAYGLLNSEKGIEKRKQRCYDVEPVFGNIKQNHGFRRFMLRGKEKVAIEWGLLAIAQNIRKKAA is encoded by the coding sequence ATGGCATCCGGAAAACCAACTTTCAAGCCCTACTACCAATCCCAGGTCATGGCCATTCCGCCTACCTTAGATGAACTTGTAGCAAAAGGTCATCCTGTTCGTATTGTAAATGATATTGTTAACAGGATCAATATACAGGGTCTTTTGGACGCTTATCATATTAAGGGCACCTCAAGCTACCACCCACAGATGTTGCTAAAAGTTTTGGTTTATGGCTATGTCAGCAACGTTTACAGCAGCAGAAAGCTGGAAACGGCCTGTAAAGAGAACATCAACTTGATGTGGCTGAGCGGAATGAGCTATCCAGACCACAATACCATTAACCGTTTTCGTGGTGTTCGCCTTAAGGACGCCCTGCGCAGCGTTTTCGAGGAAGTAGTAAAACTGTTAGCCGAAGAAGGCCTGTTAAGCATTGAAGAAGTCTATACCGATGGCACCAAGATAGAGGCCAATGCCAACAGATACACTTTTGTATGGAAAAAGGCGATCCAGACCAATAAGGAAAAGATGAAAAAAGCGCTGGGTGAAATCTGGGAATATGCTCAAAGTATAGCCAAAGCCGAAGATAACCTCCCTGAACCACCGGATTTTACGGATATCAGCCCAAAAAGGGTACAGGATACGGTGGATACGCTCAACGCGGTACTGGCCGAGAAGCCCCATACCAGTAAAAAGATGAAGGCAAAGCTGAAATATGTAAGCAGGGAATACCCCAAGAAAATAGCCGAATATGAACGCAAAGAGGCCATTCTGGGCAATCGAAACAGCTTCAGCAAGACCGATACCGATGCAACCTTCATGCGGATGAAGGAAGACCACATGCAGAACGGACAGCTTAAAGCAGGCTACAACGTTCAGATCTCCACATCCAACCAGTTCATCGTCAATTACACCATCCACCCGAACCCCACCGACACCACGACATTACAAGCGCATTTAGAGCAACACAAGGCCAGTTATGGTAAAACCCTGGAAACTATTACTGCAGATGCCGGTTACGGAAGTGAAGAAAATTATGACCTGTTAGAAGCCCGGAATATTGAAGCCTATGTTAAATATGGGATGTTCGATAAACAGCAGAGCGAACATTACAATACCAAGCAGCCATTTAGTGCCGACAAACTGTTCTATGATCCGGCCCAGGATTGCTACATCTGCCCGATGGGACAAAGAATGCACTATATCGGTGATGGAAAGCGAAAAACAAGTACCGGCTTTGAGCAGACCAGCAAAAGGTATCAGGCAAAGAATTGTTCTGGCTGTCCATTAAATGGGGCCTGCCATAAATCTCAGGGGAATAGAATTATAGAGGTTAACGAAAATCTAAAGCGACATAAAGCAATAGCGTACGGACTGCTCAATAGTGAAAAGGGCATCGAAAAACGAAAGCAGCGATGTTATGATGTTGAACCAGTTTTCGGAAATATCAAACAGAACCACGGGTTCCGCCGCTTTATGCTCCGCGGCAAGGAAAAAGTGGCAATCGAATGGGGGTTATTGGCAATTGCACAAAACATCAGGAAAAAAGCAGCTTAA
- a CDS encoding helix-turn-helix domain-containing protein encodes MSKHTFEEKLDVVSQVRKGKPILRISRERHIREGMILEWVRKYDLYGESGLLKQPNVKPTPDFKEEVVRLVIEKKVPLNQVVLEYRLSKTALERWVRSVRVEGYAVLYQQKNPGRPPKCMGRSKKLEPETEVEKLQAENSRLRAENALLKKVTALVKEKEARERMSGQKPSKN; translated from the coding sequence ATGTCAAAGCACACATTTGAAGAGAAACTTGATGTAGTTTCTCAAGTAAGAAAGGGAAAGCCGATTCTACGGATATCCCGCGAACGCCATATCCGTGAAGGCATGATATTGGAATGGGTTCGGAAATATGATCTTTATGGCGAAAGTGGGCTGCTCAAACAACCTAACGTCAAGCCCACGCCTGATTTCAAAGAAGAAGTTGTAAGGCTTGTCATAGAAAAAAAAGTACCTTTAAATCAGGTTGTTCTGGAATATAGATTAAGCAAGACTGCTTTAGAGCGCTGGGTAAGATCAGTACGGGTTGAGGGATATGCAGTACTATACCAGCAAAAGAATCCTGGACGACCACCTAAATGCATGGGAAGATCAAAGAAGCTTGAACCTGAAACAGAAGTAGAGAAGCTCCAGGCGGAAAATAGCCGTTTGCGGGCGGAGAACGCACTATTAAAAAAAGTCACGGCCTTAGTCAAGGAAAAAGAAGCCCGCGAACGCATGAGTGGGCAAAAGCCATCGAAGAACTAA
- a CDS encoding IS3 family transposase, whose protein sequence is MKKSHGLSQGKRSPRTHEWAKAIEELRPEHDVSILLDCKQMARSVFYYHRKRLNDDKYKHEKEEIASIYHLHKGRYGYRRVTAEMKNRGYSINHKTVQKLMGTLGLKCNIRKVSYRSYKGEVGKIAPNVLERDFEANLPNQKWATDVTQMNIKGEKIYLSPIIDMFNGEVISYSISKSPNMQMIDEMLYEAFDKVKDIRGLIFHSDQGWQYQHYGYRKALEKHGIIQSMSRKGNCLDNALAESFFGILKTELLYKQSFETAEEFITSLKEYIHYYNNERIKNRLNGKSPVEYRALVQKT, encoded by the coding sequence ATTAAAAAAAGTCACGGCCTTAGTCAAGGAAAAAGAAGCCCGCGAACGCATGAGTGGGCAAAAGCCATCGAAGAACTAAGGCCCGAACATGATGTTTCAATTCTATTGGATTGCAAACAGATGGCTCGTTCTGTATTTTATTATCATCGCAAGCGCCTAAATGATGATAAATACAAGCATGAAAAAGAAGAGATCGCAAGTATATACCACTTGCATAAAGGCAGATATGGTTATCGGCGGGTCACCGCCGAAATGAAGAACCGGGGTTATAGCATAAATCACAAGACTGTCCAAAAATTGATGGGAACATTAGGCCTAAAATGCAATATCAGGAAAGTAAGTTATCGCTCATACAAAGGTGAGGTTGGTAAAATTGCCCCTAATGTACTTGAAAGGGATTTTGAGGCAAATCTGCCTAATCAGAAATGGGCTACGGATGTCACTCAGATGAACATTAAAGGGGAGAAGATCTATTTATCTCCTATAATTGACATGTTCAACGGGGAAGTCATTTCTTATAGTATTTCAAAATCTCCAAATATGCAGATGATAGATGAAATGTTATATGAGGCTTTTGATAAAGTGAAAGATATAAGGGGACTTATTTTTCACTCTGACCAAGGGTGGCAATATCAACATTATGGATATAGAAAGGCTTTGGAAAAACATGGAATTATTCAAAGCATGTCCAGAAAGGGAAACTGCTTGGATAATGCCTTGGCCGAAAGCTTCTTTGGGATCTTAAAGACAGAATTACTGTACAAACAGAGCTTTGAAACTGCGGAAGAATTTATAACTTCGTTAAAAGAATACATTCATTACTATAACAATGAAAGAATAAAAAACAGGTTAAATGGAAAGAGCCCGGTGGAATACCGAGCTCTCGTACAAAAAACTTAA
- a CDS encoding RNA polymerase sigma-70 factor, whose product MAENFKALDDDKLVYEYRNGNITAFNVLFERYFNQLYQYAFRQTQNSELSEELVMDLMLWLWTKRETIDVTGDMSSYLFKAIKNALFNHVRKKAIKSVSIELHDNDRRFVDTAADQTLAVKELREQYHLQIERLSPQRRLVFNLSREENLTYPQIAKQLNLSVKTVENHISSSLRSIRKNLAHYADLGVVLLVIKLIK is encoded by the coding sequence ATGGCAGAGAACTTTAAGGCGTTAGACGATGATAAATTGGTTTATGAATACCGAAATGGTAACATAACCGCCTTTAATGTACTCTTTGAACGCTACTTTAATCAGCTTTATCAGTATGCTTTCCGACAAACTCAAAATTCAGAACTCTCTGAAGAATTAGTTATGGATCTGATGTTGTGGTTATGGACTAAACGGGAAACCATCGATGTAACCGGAGATATGTCATCCTATCTTTTTAAAGCCATCAAAAATGCCCTATTTAATCATGTGAGGAAAAAAGCAATTAAATCAGTTTCTATTGAACTCCATGATAATGATCGTCGTTTTGTTGATACTGCGGCCGATCAAACGTTAGCAGTTAAAGAATTAAGGGAACAATATCATCTTCAAATAGAGCGTCTTTCACCTCAGCGAAGGCTCGTTTTTAATTTAAGCAGGGAAGAGAACCTGACCTATCCTCAAATAGCCAAACAATTAAATCTCTCCGTTAAAACGGTAGAAAACCATATTAGTTCATCCCTGCGTTCAATACGTAAGAACCTGGCCCACTATGCAGATTTGGGTGTAGTACTCCTTGTTATTAAATTGATAAAATAA